One Echinicola strongylocentroti DNA window includes the following coding sequences:
- a CDS encoding purple acid phosphatase family protein — protein MKLPYVIIAFLLWIGCPDTYGQSKVPEHLILTTYDDPSRSQAITWRTSAPVDNPVVEIIKATAAPYDTVGLRSIKANSQEVMAKEGQMYYYHSSKIGHLSPGMLYRYRVGTASGPWGPWNQFQTVSNEAPTLEFIYLGDIQNDILSWGTRTVWAGHRKAPSADFMLFAGDCVDNGHNNGQWTEWFGALGRVGETMNIVPVTGNHEYDRMEDDRDEKTLSTFWQPQFVLPENGVGHLSESVFFIDYPAMRLIVLNSMVALSSEKELKLQTAWLEKTLAENNKKWTVVTFHHPLFSARDGRYGDYPALRKYWKPLFEKYQVDLVLTGHDHMYGRSAHQMESNNLGKNETGPVYVVSVAGPKMYGMKEEKRWTDRAGVNTQLYQVISIVADQLAYRAYTVTDKLYDSFDLIKQKERFNRIEEHIPFDLRSENRFPDGRYTNKNR, from the coding sequence ATGAAATTACCTTATGTTATTATTGCTTTTCTGTTATGGATTGGCTGCCCAGACACCTATGGACAGTCCAAGGTTCCGGAGCACCTCATCCTTACCACTTATGACGATCCCTCACGTTCACAGGCCATCACCTGGCGAACCTCCGCTCCCGTCGACAACCCGGTTGTGGAGATCATCAAGGCCACGGCGGCTCCCTATGACACTGTCGGGCTCAGGAGCATCAAGGCCAATTCCCAAGAGGTAATGGCCAAAGAAGGACAAATGTACTATTATCATTCATCCAAGATCGGCCATCTTTCCCCAGGGATGCTTTACCGGTACCGAGTAGGGACTGCTTCCGGTCCTTGGGGGCCCTGGAACCAGTTTCAGACCGTGTCCAACGAAGCGCCAACACTTGAGTTCATCTATTTGGGCGATATACAGAACGACATCCTTTCTTGGGGAACCCGTACGGTATGGGCCGGTCACCGTAAGGCTCCAAGTGCAGACTTTATGCTTTTTGCCGGGGATTGTGTGGACAATGGCCACAACAACGGACAATGGACAGAATGGTTTGGAGCTCTGGGCAGGGTTGGCGAAACCATGAACATTGTCCCGGTAACTGGCAATCATGAATACGACCGCATGGAAGATGACAGGGATGAGAAAACCCTGTCCACGTTTTGGCAACCGCAGTTTGTCCTCCCGGAAAATGGAGTGGGCCACCTTTCAGAAAGCGTTTTTTTTATCGACTATCCTGCCATGAGGCTAATTGTGCTGAACAGCATGGTCGCCCTCTCTTCGGAAAAGGAGCTGAAGCTACAGACGGCTTGGCTTGAAAAGACACTTGCCGAAAACAACAAAAAATGGACGGTGGTCACCTTCCACCATCCCCTATTCAGTGCCCGTGACGGAAGGTATGGTGACTATCCAGCCCTTCGAAAATATTGGAAACCCTTATTTGAGAAGTACCAAGTTGATCTGGTGCTGACAGGCCATGATCATATGTACGGTAGATCGGCCCATCAAATGGAATCAAATAATCTTGGTAAAAATGAAACGGGCCCTGTTTACGTGGTGTCTGTGGCAGGCCCCAAAATGTATGGAATGAAGGAAGAGAAAAGGTGGACGGATCGTGCCGGGGTCAATACGCAGCTGTACCAGGTCATTTCCATTGTCGCTGACCAGTTGGCTTACCGTGCCTATACCGTCACCGACAAACTTTACGATTCATTCGACCTGATCAAGCAAAAGGAACGATTCAACCGTATCGAGGAGCATATTCCTTTTGACTTGCGTTCAGAAAACCGCTTTCCCGATGGAAGGTATACCAACAAAAACCGTTAA
- a CDS encoding FecR family protein, with the protein MSEKELYRLLDKMEQGTSSEEERQLLYRLYQKFQHTNTMEPWADSKVEASKKRLWNRINGSIGKPQKPGTQKVVWKRVVVAAAMMVGISLLGLFVLRTMAPGPVTKGQITLELPDGTVKVLDSEKSQPIHDHNGNKIGNQLGNQVVFSPSVAIDKKALHTVHVPYGKKVAISLPDGTKINLNAGSSLTFPASFTKGNKRQVSLTGEAYLKVAKDTLHPFILKANELSVEVLGTEFNVHAYSEDQFSEVVLVEGSVQLASAGKESRPSSTLLLLPGNKARFQHSSQRLSQEPVSTEIYTAWLEDELVFRDMSFDNILKKLERQYDVDIINQNRQLSTVKFQASFGKKPLIETVFEELSLVYHINYKIKGNTITIH; encoded by the coding sequence ATGTCAGAGAAAGAACTATACCGGTTATTGGATAAAATGGAGCAGGGAACTTCCTCGGAAGAGGAAAGGCAACTCCTTTATCGGTTGTACCAAAAATTTCAGCACACCAATACCATGGAACCCTGGGCCGATTCCAAGGTGGAAGCATCAAAGAAAAGACTTTGGAACAGGATCAATGGATCAATAGGAAAACCCCAAAAACCCGGGACACAAAAAGTGGTTTGGAAAAGGGTTGTTGTTGCAGCGGCGATGATGGTAGGGATATCACTTCTGGGACTTTTCGTGCTCCGTACCATGGCACCAGGCCCCGTTACGAAAGGCCAAATTACCCTTGAATTACCGGATGGAACGGTCAAAGTCCTGGATTCAGAAAAATCCCAACCAATCCATGACCATAATGGGAATAAAATCGGAAATCAGCTTGGCAACCAAGTGGTCTTCTCCCCTTCCGTGGCTATTGACAAGAAAGCCCTTCACACCGTTCATGTCCCCTACGGTAAAAAGGTTGCCATTTCGCTTCCTGATGGTACCAAGATCAACCTGAACGCAGGTTCTTCATTGACCTTTCCGGCCAGCTTCACGAAGGGAAATAAAAGACAGGTTTCACTTACCGGCGAGGCCTATTTGAAAGTGGCAAAGGACACTCTCCACCCATTTATACTCAAGGCAAACGAATTATCGGTAGAAGTTTTGGGCACTGAATTCAATGTCCATGCCTACAGTGAAGACCAGTTTTCAGAAGTTGTCCTTGTTGAAGGTTCTGTCCAGCTTGCCAGTGCGGGTAAAGAAAGCAGACCTTCCTCTACCCTCCTCCTATTGCCGGGCAATAAGGCGCGGTTCCAACATAGTTCACAAAGGCTATCACAGGAACCGGTGTCCACTGAAATATATACTGCTTGGCTGGAAGACGAATTGGTATTCAGAGATATGAGCTTTGACAATATCCTTAAAAAACTGGAACGACAATATGATGTTGATATCATAAACCAAAACCGTCAGCTATCAACGGTAAAATTCCAGGCCAGCTTTGGGAAAAAGCCCCTCATCGAAACTGTCTTTGAGGAGCTTAGCTTGGTATATCATATCAACTATAAAATCAAAGGAAACACCATAACTATCCATTAA
- a CDS encoding SusD/RagB family nutrient-binding outer membrane lipoprotein: MYTNRLNFTYMLAICLLGFACTADFEDINTDSKRPVATTPDLLLPGIIKSTASAWGARGGEEGLVVTQHAGEIQSTNDDTYRWNPNPQPYTDGYNTLRDVYNLIDVSQDTEGFSSYYGIGLVLKCWNYQFITDAYGDIPYLEAVQGKTAGNFFPAFTPQKEIYQGMIDDLVLANQVLAREGISISGDILYAGDLMKWRKFANSLRLRLLMRISDADPGAAQAGIREIVADPETFPVFESNDDMAALQHDIENPPSRYTTRVGSFDSYRLSRTLEQRLKAMNDPRLKVFAQPISASGKNIYSEHWDDYAGIQNGLSADESESYSPTDDPSKSGSNFISRLGILYACQECNTLSSPVAAQTVIMTYSEVAFLIAEAIQREILPSGNAEEHYQKGIRASFDYYADRTAVGGWDNITNALMSLDMESYLSQENVGFSGNPTANLQKIYLQKWISQFYTGMEAWSQWRRTNQPEVIPGPDAANDQKVPVRFLYPNEIKATNSRNYESAVLNMGGDYLTTRLWWDIADNQ, translated from the coding sequence ATGTATACTAACCGTTTGAACTTTACCTATATGTTGGCCATATGCCTACTGGGATTTGCGTGCACTGCCGATTTTGAAGATATCAATACCGACAGCAAAAGACCGGTGGCCACCACGCCTGACCTGCTCCTCCCAGGGATCATCAAGTCCACGGCCAGTGCCTGGGGAGCACGGGGCGGAGAGGAAGGGCTGGTCGTCACTCAGCATGCCGGAGAAATCCAATCCACCAACGATGACACCTACCGCTGGAACCCAAACCCACAGCCCTATACCGATGGATACAACACGCTCAGGGACGTTTACAACCTTATCGATGTATCCCAGGACACCGAGGGGTTTTCGAGCTATTATGGTATCGGTCTAGTGCTGAAATGCTGGAACTACCAATTCATAACAGATGCTTATGGGGACATCCCCTATCTGGAAGCTGTACAGGGGAAAACAGCGGGAAACTTTTTTCCTGCCTTTACTCCCCAAAAGGAAATTTACCAGGGCATGATCGACGATTTGGTTTTGGCCAACCAGGTTCTTGCCCGTGAAGGAATCAGCATTTCCGGGGACATCCTGTATGCCGGTGACCTTATGAAATGGAGGAAATTCGCCAATTCCCTAAGGTTAAGGTTATTGATGAGGATTTCCGATGCAGACCCAGGTGCTGCCCAAGCAGGCATCCGTGAAATCGTGGCAGACCCCGAAACCTTTCCGGTCTTTGAAAGCAATGATGATATGGCCGCTTTGCAGCATGACATCGAAAATCCTCCAAGTCGCTATACCACCAGGGTCGGCTCCTTTGATTCCTATCGGCTGAGCAGGACATTGGAACAGCGGCTGAAGGCGATGAATGATCCCCGGTTAAAGGTATTCGCACAACCCATTTCCGCTTCGGGAAAAAACATTTATTCCGAGCATTGGGATGATTATGCGGGAATCCAGAATGGCCTGAGCGCCGATGAGTCGGAAAGTTACAGTCCAACGGACGATCCTTCAAAATCAGGATCCAATTTCATTTCCCGTTTGGGTATTCTTTATGCTTGCCAAGAGTGTAATACCCTCTCCTCTCCCGTGGCCGCCCAGACGGTGATCATGACTTATTCTGAAGTGGCATTCCTCATTGCCGAGGCTATCCAACGGGAAATCCTACCTTCGGGCAATGCCGAGGAGCACTACCAAAAAGGAATCCGGGCCTCATTTGACTACTATGCCGATAGGACGGCCGTTGGTGGTTGGGACAATATCACCAATGCCCTAATGTCCTTGGATATGGAAAGTTATCTTTCCCAGGAAAACGTTGGTTTTTCTGGGAACCCCACCGCGAACCTGCAAAAAATATACCTACAAAAGTGGATCTCCCAGTTCTATACGGGCATGGAGGCATGGTCGCAATGGAGAAGGACAAACCAACCCGAAGTCATTCCGGGACCAGATGCGGCCAACGACCAAAAGGTACCTGTCAGGTTCCTATACCCCAACGAAATCAAGGCCACCAATAGCCGAAATTACGAAAGTGCAGTATTGAATATGGGCGGCGATTACCTTACCACGCGTCTATGGTGGGACATCGCCGATAACCAGTGA
- a CDS encoding RNA polymerase sigma factor: MEHPEKNIDEKLVSLLKQGNHLAFQQIYERYWEQLYQSVHNVLHDQALTEDVLHELFTDLWWRREQLEIRNLKQYLARAVRNGALLKLRNNRWVAIPPQFLTDLSTVPDVELDLDHRDLTKTIEAAIDDLPERCKVIFQMSRFEHYSIPEIAQHFNISHRTVENQLHRALKHLKAILGAIIFQFFHLF; this comes from the coding sequence ATGGAACATCCCGAAAAAAACATCGATGAAAAATTGGTTTCACTGCTCAAACAGGGAAATCATCTGGCCTTTCAACAAATCTATGAACGTTATTGGGAACAATTGTACCAATCGGTGCACAATGTCCTCCACGACCAAGCACTGACAGAGGATGTTCTTCATGAGCTATTTACTGATCTCTGGTGGAGAAGGGAGCAATTGGAAATCAGGAACCTAAAACAATATTTGGCTAGGGCCGTACGGAACGGTGCACTGCTCAAGCTCCGCAACAATCGTTGGGTTGCTATCCCTCCGCAATTCTTAACTGACCTGTCCACCGTACCAGATGTGGAGCTGGACCTGGACCACAGGGATCTCACAAAAACCATAGAAGCAGCCATCGATGACCTTCCCGAACGGTGCAAGGTTATTTTTCAGATGAGCCGTTTTGAACATTATTCCATTCCTGAAATTGCCCAGCACTTCAATATTTCCCACCGTACGGTGGAAAACCAGCTCCATCGCGCGCTGAAGCACCTTAAGGCCATATTGGGAGCAATTATATTTCAGTTTTTCCACCTATTTTGA
- a CDS encoding SusC/RagA family TonB-linked outer membrane protein translates to MKILLNISRSRYLLLNICLNVILGSMFFMALLPPAQAKESLDMKQTLTLNFKEISLGRFIDEVERSSDYRFIFKLEDVDLDHTFGLEVEDQPIETIMDLALRNTGMDYKLLDYRVYLTTKDAASLSGSRKAPIHNPVSVSGMVTDENGEALFGAIVVEKGTTNGVTTNYEGEFTLEVSSPEVTLAISYIGFLSQEIPLNGRKRLAITLQEEVAGLDEVVVTAFGIKQDKKALGYTSQDIAPEELTQSKETNFVNGLSGKVAGVNITNSPSGIGGSSLITIRGTSSLDLSKNSPLFVVDGTPVSNGFFSPRGDGTSDVDYGNDAGEINAQNIASINVLKGPAAAALYGSRAANGAIIITTKKGDTDGVLKVSLNSSVGVETLLTMPQWQNEYGQGNNQEFAFVDGSGSGTNDGLDESWGPKLDEGLMIPQFDSPRTDGTRGGDVDVSTADIIPTPWISHPDNVKDFFQTGLVLNNGIAVSKGGKFGSFRLAYQNLDQKGIVPNTDLKRNNMNLSASLDLAKGLKLNTHINYLKQDSDNRPSVSYGTENIMYLWVWYGRQINTASLRNYWQNGMEGSQQFNYNYNYHDNAYFNVYENTNTQDKDRLYGNINLSYDFLDHFTVMLRTGRDFYRDLRTKRRAFSTQRFPRGYYREDDIFYEEINTDFLVSYQNNFGGLWKVDLSLGGNRLDQKRTYNRTMADELINPGVYSFNNARTQLKVVESDQDRRVNSLYGFGRFSYDEKLFLELSARNDWSSTLPSNNNSYFYPSANLSVLLDRYLRLPEVFSFTQIRAAFAAVGNDTDPYRNGQPVYNNGGTYAGYPILGESSTITNANLKPENTSSFEIGADIRFFDDALGLDVAVYKNITTNQILNVPADIASGYSNRAINLGKVENRGVELILNARPIYKQHFKWNVTANYSSNRSKVSDLDGIDYTIVENKAFIQAREGGSISAMYGRGFQRVDDPSSPYHGQIIYDSSGAPLRTDGLEYQGDYAPDFMLGIQNQFRISNFDIGFLFDIRKGGMIVSRTKVVGSLAGQLEETLVGREEGLIGEGVVETSPGVYAPNETRVSARTYYHNNYKSDNVEASKYDASYIKLREVGIGYTLPSSISEKFSLDNVRVSLTGRNLALWTENPHFDPETLSVEGGTLNPGYEYMSLPSTRSFTFNININF, encoded by the coding sequence ATGAAAATTCTTCTGAACATTTCAAGAAGCAGGTACCTATTGTTGAACATTTGCCTCAACGTTATATTGGGCAGTATGTTCTTTATGGCCTTGCTTCCCCCTGCCCAGGCCAAAGAAAGCTTGGATATGAAACAAACATTGACCTTGAATTTCAAGGAAATCTCGCTCGGTCGGTTCATTGATGAAGTAGAAAGGTCCTCGGACTACCGCTTCATTTTCAAGTTGGAGGATGTTGACCTCGACCACACCTTTGGTTTGGAGGTCGAGGATCAGCCCATCGAGACCATCATGGACCTTGCCCTCAGGAACACGGGTATGGATTATAAGCTCCTTGACTACAGGGTTTACCTTACCACCAAAGATGCTGCATCCCTATCCGGATCGAGAAAAGCCCCGATCCACAACCCGGTTTCGGTTTCCGGTATGGTAACCGATGAAAACGGTGAAGCCCTCTTCGGAGCAATAGTAGTTGAAAAAGGCACTACCAATGGCGTAACCACCAATTATGAGGGGGAGTTCACCTTGGAGGTTTCCTCGCCAGAGGTGACCTTGGCCATCAGTTATATCGGTTTTTTATCACAAGAAATTCCACTGAATGGAAGAAAAAGGCTAGCAATAACCTTGCAGGAAGAAGTTGCGGGACTGGATGAAGTGGTCGTTACCGCCTTTGGTATCAAACAGGACAAAAAGGCACTGGGCTACACCTCACAGGACATAGCCCCGGAAGAGCTCACCCAATCCAAGGAAACAAATTTTGTCAACGGACTTTCAGGAAAGGTAGCCGGAGTCAATATAACCAATAGTCCTTCCGGAATAGGAGGCTCCTCATTGATTACAATCAGGGGGACGTCTTCTTTGGACTTGAGCAAGAATTCCCCGCTGTTTGTCGTAGACGGGACCCCTGTCAGCAATGGATTTTTCTCCCCCCGTGGCGATGGTACCAGTGACGTGGACTATGGCAATGATGCCGGGGAGATCAATGCGCAAAACATCGCTTCTATCAACGTACTCAAAGGCCCTGCGGCAGCTGCCCTCTACGGCTCCCGTGCTGCCAATGGTGCCATTATCATCACCACCAAAAAAGGAGACACGGACGGAGTGCTCAAGGTCAGCCTCAACTCAAGCGTCGGGGTGGAAACCTTGTTGACCATGCCGCAATGGCAAAATGAATATGGACAGGGCAACAACCAGGAATTTGCCTTTGTGGATGGCTCGGGCAGTGGCACCAATGACGGATTGGACGAAAGTTGGGGGCCAAAGTTGGACGAAGGACTCATGATCCCCCAATTCGACTCCCCACGGACAGACGGTACCCGTGGTGGGGACGTGGATGTCAGTACTGCTGATATAATCCCCACCCCTTGGATTTCCCACCCGGATAATGTAAAGGATTTCTTCCAGACAGGCCTGGTGCTGAACAATGGCATAGCCGTGTCCAAGGGAGGAAAGTTCGGCAGCTTCAGGTTGGCCTACCAAAACCTGGACCAAAAGGGCATTGTGCCCAATACGGACCTCAAAAGGAACAACATGAACCTTTCGGCCAGCCTGGACCTGGCAAAGGGACTGAAATTGAACACCCATATCAACTACCTGAAACAGGATAGCGATAACAGGCCTTCGGTAAGCTATGGTACCGAGAACATCATGTACCTATGGGTCTGGTATGGAAGGCAGATCAACACGGCAAGCCTGAGAAATTACTGGCAGAATGGAATGGAAGGATCCCAGCAGTTCAACTACAATTACAACTACCATGACAATGCCTATTTCAACGTGTATGAAAATACCAATACCCAGGACAAGGACCGCCTATACGGCAATATCAACCTTTCCTATGATTTCTTGGACCACTTTACCGTTATGCTTCGAACGGGAAGGGATTTTTACCGGGACCTTCGTACCAAAAGGAGGGCGTTCAGTACCCAGCGATTTCCAAGGGGTTATTATAGGGAAGACGATATATTCTACGAAGAGATCAACACCGACTTTTTGGTTTCCTACCAAAACAACTTCGGTGGACTTTGGAAAGTAGATCTTTCGCTTGGAGGAAACCGCCTGGACCAAAAAAGGACCTATAACAGGACAATGGCCGATGAGTTGATCAATCCGGGCGTCTATTCGTTCAACAATGCCCGAACCCAGTTAAAAGTGGTGGAAAGCGACCAGGACAGACGTGTAAACAGCCTTTATGGCTTTGGCAGGTTTTCCTATGATGAAAAACTGTTTTTGGAGCTTTCAGCGAGAAATGATTGGTCGAGCACCTTGCCCAGCAACAACAACTCCTATTTTTACCCATCGGCCAATTTAAGCGTGCTATTGGACCGATACCTTAGGTTGCCCGAGGTTTTTTCCTTTACACAGATCAGGGCCGCCTTTGCTGCTGTCGGCAACGACACGGATCCCTATCGGAACGGTCAACCGGTGTACAATAACGGAGGCACCTATGCAGGGTACCCCATCCTGGGTGAATCCTCCACCATTACCAATGCCAACTTAAAACCGGAAAACACTTCATCTTTTGAAATAGGTGCGGATATCAGGTTTTTTGACGATGCCCTGGGGCTGGATGTTGCGGTATACAAGAACATCACTACCAATCAAATCCTAAATGTACCTGCGGATATTGCCAGTGGCTATAGCAACCGTGCCATCAACCTTGGCAAGGTGGAGAACAGGGGCGTCGAACTGATCCTAAATGCAAGGCCAATTTACAAGCAACATTTCAAATGGAACGTAACGGCCAACTATTCCAGCAACAGGAGCAAGGTCAGTGACCTGGATGGTATTGATTATACCATTGTAGAGAACAAGGCCTTTATACAGGCCAGAGAGGGTGGATCCATCAGTGCCATGTATGGAAGGGGATTCCAACGGGTCGATGATCCTTCCAGCCCATATCATGGCCAGATCATTTACGACTCCAGTGGCGCGCCCCTTAGAACCGACGGTTTGGAATACCAAGGTGACTATGCACCGGATTTTATGCTGGGTATCCAAAACCAGTTTAGGATCAGCAATTTTGACATCGGTTTTCTATTCGACATCCGAAAGGGAGGAATGATCGTATCGCGCACCAAGGTGGTCGGCAGCCTTGCCGGACAGCTCGAGGAAACACTGGTCGGAAGGGAGGAAGGCCTTATTGGCGAAGGAGTAGTGGAAACCTCACCGGGTGTTTATGCACCGAACGAAACGCGGGTAAGCGCCAGGACCTATTACCATAACAACTACAAAAGCGATAATGTAGAGGCCTCGAAGTACGATGCATCCTATATCAAACTTCGGGAAGTCGGTATTGGCTACACCCTTCCTTCCTCCATCAGTGAAAAATTCTCACTGGACAATGTAAGGGTTTCCCTGACAGGGAGGAATTTGGCCCTATGGACAGAAAACCCCCACTTTGATCCGGAAACCCTTTCCGTAGAAGGTGGGACACTCAATCCGGGCTATGAATACATGTCCCTTCCCAGTACAAGGTCCTTCACCTTTAATATCAACATCAACTTTTAA
- a CDS encoding calcineurin-like phosphoesterase C-terminal domain-containing protein, whose protein sequence is MMYLIKTTLWASACYIALSLTLPVKVHAQQNVSGIVFEDMDRNGKKGHNEKGLPGVSVTNGQEVSLTDKDGKYILPASNDMIVSVIKPSGYAVPVNDHFQPQFYYIHKPGGSPDSGERGVAPTGELPASVDFALIPQIEENNFSVLVFGDPQADDSTNAGYFETAIVDEVIGGRGAAFGISLGDLGSRQLFPTYIASIGKIGVPWYNLLGNHDMNHGDTDKLTDETYEASFGPANYAFNYGNAHFIVLDDVISPDPYGRRSYIGGFRDDILTFVKNDLKHVPKDKLIVLAFHIPIYEFEKGPDQFIEGNRERLFGLLKGYDHTLSLSGHTHSENHHFFTSEEGWPNKGFHHHYNPGATSGSIYIGPKDSYGTPSSIMRDGTPKGYAFLHITGNSYTYEYVPSGDNDWKMSIHIPKIVPKAKKYRGEVSVNFFQGSPRDSVMYRVDGGKWEALKRSPEYDKFLLDIHYEWDHAEELPWGIRPSTPLISSHIWTGRMPSDLPLGDHTMEIMATDWLGRTYRSSKTFTIVPDHK, encoded by the coding sequence ATGATGTATTTGATAAAAACCACCTTGTGGGCGAGTGCCTGCTATATTGCCCTGTCCCTAACACTTCCTGTAAAGGTCCATGCCCAGCAAAACGTATCTGGGATTGTATTTGAAGACATGGACAGAAACGGCAAAAAGGGACATAACGAAAAGGGATTGCCCGGGGTCAGTGTCACCAATGGCCAAGAAGTTTCCCTAACCGATAAAGACGGGAAATATATCCTTCCCGCATCCAATGATATGATTGTATCGGTCATCAAACCCTCGGGATACGCTGTCCCAGTCAATGACCATTTCCAACCCCAATTTTACTATATCCATAAACCAGGGGGATCCCCTGATTCCGGTGAAAGAGGTGTTGCTCCCACTGGAGAATTACCGGCCTCTGTCGACTTTGCTCTCATCCCCCAAATAGAGGAGAATAATTTTTCCGTTTTGGTGTTTGGCGACCCACAGGCAGATGACTCTACCAATGCCGGATACTTTGAAACAGCCATCGTCGATGAGGTCATTGGCGGAAGGGGTGCTGCTTTTGGCATTAGCTTGGGCGATCTTGGCTCACGTCAGTTGTTTCCCACCTACATTGCAAGCATTGGCAAAATAGGCGTTCCATGGTACAACCTGTTGGGAAACCATGACATGAACCATGGTGACACCGATAAGCTGACCGACGAAACCTACGAGGCCAGTTTTGGGCCCGCCAACTACGCCTTCAATTATGGCAATGCCCATTTTATCGTTCTTGATGATGTCATCTCACCCGATCCCTATGGAAGGAGAAGCTATATAGGAGGTTTTCGGGATGACATACTCACCTTCGTCAAAAATGACCTAAAACATGTCCCCAAGGACAAATTAATTGTACTGGCGTTCCATATTCCCATATATGAATTTGAAAAAGGACCCGACCAGTTTATCGAAGGCAATCGTGAAAGGCTCTTTGGACTGCTCAAGGGATATGACCATACGCTTTCCCTTTCGGGACATACCCATTCGGAAAACCACCACTTTTTCACCTCGGAAGAGGGCTGGCCCAATAAAGGCTTCCACCACCATTACAATCCAGGTGCCACTTCCGGATCAATTTATATCGGGCCAAAGGACAGTTATGGCACTCCATCAAGCATCATGCGTGATGGCACACCAAAAGGGTATGCGTTCCTGCACATCACAGGGAACAGCTATACCTATGAGTATGTACCGTCTGGTGACAATGATTGGAAAATGAGCATCCACATTCCCAAAATAGTACCCAAGGCCAAAAAATACCGTGGTGAGGTATCGGTGAACTTCTTTCAGGGTAGCCCACGGGACAGCGTAATGTACAGGGTGGATGGTGGAAAATGGGAAGCACTCAAGCGAAGCCCGGAATATGACAAGTTCCTTTTGGATATCCATTATGAATGGGATCACGCTGAAGAACTTCCATGGGGAATCAGGCCTTCTACCCCATTGATTTCCTCCCATATCTGGACCGGACGAATGCCCTCTGACCTACCTCTAGGCGATCATACCATGGAAATTATGGCTACGGATTGGCTCGGTAGGACTTACCGTTCTTCCAAGACTTTCACAATTGTCCCCGACCATAAATAA